A portion of the Carboxydothermus pertinax genome contains these proteins:
- the recJ gene encoding single-stranded-DNA-specific exonuclease RecJ — protein MEKKNWLIFETTTIGEKYLEDFFRFEPLTAKMLVNRGVYHPRAVRRFLWGSINDTYSPFLLKDLEKAVKLILAGRDTEKFLIYGDYDADGLTSTALLYDFLKKRGFDVSWYIPNRLDEGYGLHLPPLLKALEDGRSFIITVDCGITAVDEVRAIREKGAKVVITDHHEPQERVPEAEAVINPKQKECPYPFKGLAGVGVALKLILALAITLGEREEEILEQYLDLFTVGTIADIVPLVGENRIYIMEGLKRLASTQRPGLKALKDVAQLNREELTTRDVGFILSPRLNAAGRLKDPSLAFKLLVEENYERALALAYRLQEENVNRQEIEAEILKAAVEKIEQEVDLDREKILVIGGDGWHPGVIGIVASKLMEKYYRPVILISFDGEEGKGSGRSVFGFNLFEALKAVKEYLTHFGGHERAVGVGVLKSKFWEFKEALLAYAEKYLPDELLLPKIEIESIVSEKVLSLKSSEEIALFAPFGEQNPEPLFLIKGGQVRGAQAVGKNGNHLKFNVKINREIFSSIAFTKGDYLEFLYEQSAVDLAFIPKPNSFNGKTELQLNVKEIAPGEGRIFKVKKIKEKELISLEEELMLKSKPFCYKFVNHPEKVNFAKKFLKLNPREFSLKSLVGQRKTLMVTANPAEMYGQALEFRSYGLKLLPFCPDLNESLKEKAVKDFWQLGILLTCEQYLKEALKFTFDLIIFSVPPLLLATTISLLENYPGDLVFLATKEDLKLLYERLSRLLPNRERVAKVYQAIRSRQVYGNPFVLAEREVYLNAFEEEMKVKDDYLLLISVLKVLAEVNLIKLWEEDGKKWVFLFPPPQDKINLETSSTFTRAKEYEQNLREYFNAFYPDVL, from the coding sequence ATGGAAAAAAAGAACTGGCTTATTTTTGAAACCACAACCATAGGGGAAAAATATTTAGAAGACTTTTTCCGTTTTGAACCCTTAACTGCAAAAATGCTGGTAAATAGAGGTGTTTATCATCCCCGGGCGGTACGACGGTTTTTATGGGGAAGTATTAATGATACTTATTCTCCCTTCCTTTTAAAGGACCTGGAAAAAGCAGTAAAATTAATCCTGGCCGGGCGTGATACCGAAAAGTTTTTAATTTATGGGGATTATGATGCCGATGGGCTTACTTCTACGGCCCTTTTATATGATTTTTTAAAGAAACGGGGTTTTGACGTTTCCTGGTACATACCTAATCGTTTAGATGAAGGTTATGGCCTGCATCTTCCGCCGCTTCTAAAGGCTTTAGAGGATGGAAGAAGTTTTATCATAACCGTGGATTGCGGGATAACGGCGGTAGATGAAGTAAGGGCTATTCGAGAAAAGGGAGCAAAAGTGGTAATTACCGACCACCATGAGCCTCAGGAAAGGGTGCCAGAAGCAGAGGCGGTCATCAATCCTAAACAGAAAGAATGTCCATATCCTTTTAAGGGTTTAGCTGGAGTTGGGGTAGCATTAAAGCTTATTTTAGCTTTAGCAATTACCCTCGGAGAGAGGGAAGAGGAGATCTTAGAACAATATTTAGACCTTTTTACCGTTGGCACGATAGCGGATATCGTGCCGCTGGTGGGAGAGAACCGGATTTATATCATGGAAGGGTTAAAAAGACTTGCTTCTACTCAGCGACCGGGATTAAAAGCTTTAAAAGATGTTGCTCAGTTAAACCGGGAGGAACTAACTACCCGGGATGTGGGTTTCATCCTTTCCCCGCGCTTAAATGCTGCTGGAAGATTAAAAGATCCGTCTTTGGCTTTTAAACTTTTAGTGGAAGAAAATTACGAAAGGGCTCTAGCTCTTGCTTATCGCCTTCAAGAAGAAAACGTCAATCGTCAGGAGATTGAGGCGGAAATACTTAAAGCTGCAGTAGAAAAGATTGAACAAGAAGTGGATTTAGACCGAGAAAAAATTCTGGTGATAGGTGGAGATGGCTGGCATCCTGGAGTTATTGGGATAGTAGCATCGAAACTTATGGAAAAATATTACCGACCGGTAATTTTAATTAGTTTTGACGGTGAGGAGGGTAAGGGTTCCGGTAGAAGCGTTTTTGGTTTTAATTTATTTGAGGCGTTAAAAGCGGTTAAAGAATATTTAACCCATTTTGGTGGGCATGAACGGGCGGTAGGGGTTGGGGTTTTAAAATCAAAGTTTTGGGAGTTCAAAGAGGCCCTTTTAGCTTACGCGGAAAAATACCTGCCCGATGAACTTTTGCTGCCTAAAATTGAAATAGAAAGTATTGTCAGTGAAAAAGTGTTAAGCTTAAAATCTTCCGAAGAAATTGCCCTTTTTGCTCCTTTTGGAGAACAAAATCCGGAGCCGCTTTTTTTAATAAAAGGGGGGCAAGTTCGGGGGGCCCAGGCAGTTGGGAAAAATGGCAATCACTTAAAATTTAATGTAAAAATTAATAGGGAAATTTTTAGTTCAATAGCTTTTACCAAGGGGGATTATCTAGAATTTCTTTATGAGCAGTCAGCAGTAGATTTAGCCTTTATCCCTAAACCTAATAGCTTTAACGGTAAAACAGAGTTACAGTTAAACGTAAAGGAAATTGCTCCCGGAGAAGGGCGGATTTTTAAGGTAAAAAAAATAAAAGAAAAAGAGTTAATAAGTCTCGAGGAAGAGTTAATGCTGAAGTCTAAACCTTTTTGTTATAAGTTTGTGAATCATCCGGAAAAAGTTAATTTTGCCAAAAAATTTTTAAAACTAAATCCCCGGGAGTTTAGCCTTAAAAGCTTGGTTGGACAGAGAAAAACTTTAATGGTTACAGCAAATCCCGCTGAAATGTACGGACAAGCTCTGGAATTTAGGAGTTATGGTTTAAAATTATTACCCTTTTGTCCTGACTTAAATGAGAGTTTAAAGGAGAAAGCTGTAAAGGACTTTTGGCAACTGGGAATACTACTAACCTGTGAACAGTATTTAAAAGAAGCATTAAAATTTACCTTTGATCTGATAATCTTTTCTGTGCCACCTCTTCTTTTAGCTACAACCATTTCCTTACTAGAAAATTATCCGGGGGACTTGGTTTTTTTAGCCACCAAGGAAGATCTCAAGCTTTTATATGAACGTTTATCCCGATTGCTTCCCAACCGGGAGAGGGTAGCAAAGGTCTACCAGGCAATACGTTCAAGGCAGGTATACGGTAATCCCTTCGTCTTAGCGGAGCGGGAAGTATATTTAAATGCCTTCGAAGAGGAAATGAAAGTTAAGGATGATTATTTACTTTTAATTAGTGTTTTAAAAGTTTTAGCAGAAGTAAATTTAATAAAGCTCTGGGAAGAAGACGGGAAAAAATGGGTATTTTTATTTCCCCCTCCTCAGGATAAGATAAACCTGGAAACATCAAGCACATTTACTAGAGCCAAAGAATACGAACAAAACCTCAGGGAATATTTCAATGCTTTTTATCCGGATGTGCTATAA
- a CDS encoding DUF554 domain-containing protein, whose product MLGTIVNFVAILLGGSIGVFFKKSLPENYKEIVMNILALSVVVVGITMSITTKNFLVVILSLVLGGLVGEFLGIENGLNSLGQKLEKRFSESGGDFARGFVYATLVFCVGAMAIMGAIEDGLNNNHQILFIKSLLDGISSIIFAATLGKGVIFSALPVLFYQGTIAIFAGLIKGFLTKAVITELTATGGILIIGIGTNMLNLTKLKIGNYLPALIFVFFLEPVLRFLS is encoded by the coding sequence ATGCTAGGAACAATTGTAAATTTTGTTGCCATTCTCCTTGGAGGAAGTATTGGGGTATTTTTTAAAAAGAGTTTGCCTGAAAACTATAAGGAAATAGTAATGAACATTTTAGCCTTATCGGTAGTAGTCGTTGGGATTACGATGAGTATTACCACCAAAAACTTCTTAGTGGTAATTCTAAGCCTGGTACTGGGAGGTCTAGTAGGCGAGTTTTTGGGGATAGAAAACGGTCTTAACTCTTTAGGTCAAAAACTTGAGAAACGTTTTTCCGAAAGCGGAGGAGATTTTGCCCGGGGTTTTGTTTACGCAACTTTGGTTTTTTGCGTAGGAGCTATGGCGATTATGGGCGCAATTGAAGATGGCTTAAACAACAATCACCAAATTCTCTTTATTAAATCCCTTTTAGACGGTATTTCTTCAATTATTTTTGCAGCAACGTTAGGAAAAGGCGTTATCTTTTCCGCTCTTCCGGTATTATTCTATCAGGGAACTATTGCCATTTTTGCCGGGCTTATTAAAGGTTTTTTAACAAAGGCAGTAATTACAGAACTTACCGCCACCGGAGGTATCCTCATAATTGGGATCGGAACTAACATGCTAAACTTAACCAAGCTAAAAATAGGCAATTACCTCCCAGCACTAATCTTTGTCTTTTTCTTGGAACCAGTTTTACGTTTTTTAAGTTAA